The DNA window AGGGCAGCTGCCCCATCCAGGGGGCTGTTGGTTTCAGGCCTCAGGTAGATGAAGGCACAGGGCACATAGTACATGGTCACCACGGTTACGTGGGCCCCACAGGTTGAAAAGGCTCGGCGCCGCCCATCAGTTGTACGGATTCTCAGGATGGCCTGAGTGATCTGTACATAGGAGAGGAGGATCAGGGAGAAACAAGTGGCAACCACCACCCCAATGTCCACAAAGGTCACCTGCTCGTTGACTGTTGTATCAGTACAGGCTAGCCTCAAAACCGCAGGGATGTCACAGAAGAAGTAATCTACCTGGTTTGGCCCACAGTAGGGCAGACGGAAGGTTAGGATAGCCTGGAGGGCCCCATGGATGGATCCTGCCACCCAAGCTCCAGTCACAAGCAAGGTACTCAACTTAGCATTCATGAGAATATGGTAGCGCAGGGGTTGGCATATTGCCAGGTACCTATCGTAGGCCATCAGGGTATAGAGGAAGCACTGGGTGCTGCCCCAAAAGTGATAGAAATAGAGTTGAGCCACACAGCCGCCAAAGGGGATGGGTTTGATGCCTAGAGTGAAGTTCATCATGAGGCGGGGGACAATGATGGTAGAGATGCCCATGTCAATGACGGAGAGAACACCAAGAAAGATGTACATGGGACGGGCATGGAGCTGCGGGTCTACCCAGACAGTGACTAGAATGAGCAGGTTTCCCAGCTGAGTCAGGATGTAGATTAGCAAAAAGAACACAAACAGAAATGTCCTTAGTCTGAGTGGGTAGGGAATTCCTGTGAGAATGAACTCAGTCAATGATGTGCTGTTGactctttccatcctctggagATCTTACCTAGAGAATGGACAAGAGAAGAGTTAGCATGGAAGtgagaaggaagtgaggaaaaaCTAGAGAAAGAGCTTGTAAAAAATGAAGGACAATGATGGAGAAGTTTCTTTATGTGGGGGAGAGGACAGATAGGGAGAAGTATGCTTTATGGCAGGAGATGGCCTATTtagtaaatacagttttattggaacacagccatgctcatttacTTATGTGTTGTCTGTAGCTGCTTTGGTGCTATGATGGCAGAGTTAAGTAGTTGCATTTGTcctgaaaagcctaaaatatttattctccgggcttttac is part of the Neofelis nebulosa isolate mNeoNeb1 chromosome 7, mNeoNeb1.pri, whole genome shotgun sequence genome and encodes:
- the LOC131518216 gene encoding olfactory receptor 10G3 produces the protein MERVNSTSLTEFILTGIPYPLRLRTFLFVFFLLIYILTQLGNLLILVTVWVDPQLHARPMYIFLGVLSVIDMGISTIIVPRLMMNFTLGIKPIPFGGCVAQLYFYHFWGSTQCFLYTLMAYDRYLAICQPLRYHILMNAKLSTLLVTGAWVAGSIHGALQAILTFRLPYCGPNQVDYFFCDIPAVLRLACTDTTVNEQVTFVDIGVVVATCFSLILLSYVQITQAILRIRTTDGRRRAFSTCGAHVTVVTMYYVPCAFIYLRPETNSPLDGAAALFPTAITPFLNPLIYTLRNQEVKLALKRMIGGPGTKSEV